In the Puntigrus tetrazona isolate hp1 chromosome 9, ASM1883169v1, whole genome shotgun sequence genome, one interval contains:
- the usp9 gene encoding probable ubiquitin carboxyl-terminal hydrolase FAF-X isoform X5, translated as MTATTRGSPVGGNDGQGQAPDGQSQPPLPQNQTSSPNSSNENSPVSPPDDQGQGDSPAPLEEEEPAFPHTELAKLDDMINRPRWVVPVLPKGELEVLLEAAIDLCKKGLDVKCEACQRFFRDGLTISFTKILTDEAVSGWKFEIHRCIINNAHRLVELCVTKLSQDWFPLLELLAMATNPHCKFHIYNGTRPSETVPAGVQLAEDELFARPPDPRSPKGWLVDLINKFGTLNGFQILHDRFMSSQALNVQIIAALIKPFGQCYEFLTLQTVKKYFLPIIEMVPQFLENLTDEELKKEAKNEAKNDALSMIIKSLKNLASRVPGQEETVKNLEIFRLKMILRLLQISSFNGKMNALNEVNKVISSVSYYTHRHGNPEEEEWLTAERMAEWIQQNNILSIVLRDSLHQPQYVEKLEKILRFVIKEKALTLQDLDNIWAAQAGKHEAIVKNVHDLLAKLAWDFSPEQLDHLFDCFKESWTNASKKQREKLLELIRRLAEDDKDGVMAHKVLNLLWNLAHSDDVPVDIMDQALSAHIKILDYSCSQDRDTQKMQWIDRFIEELRTNDKWVIPALKQIREICSLFGEAPQNLRKKIPINLLKSLDGQTQRSPHVFYRHDLINQLQHNHALVTLVAENLSAYMENMRQFSKEHTDFDPQTVRPGSRYSHVQEVQERLNFLRFLLKDGQLWLCAPQAKQIWKCLAENAVFLCDREACFKWYSKLMGDEPDLDPDINKDFFENNVLQLDPSLLTENGMKCFERFFKAVNCREGKLVAKRRAYMMDDLELIGLDYLWRVVIQGSDDIASRAIDLLKEIYTNLGPKLQANQVEIHEDFIQSCFDRLKASYDTLCVLDGDKDSINCARQEAIRMVRVLTVLREYITECDSDYHEERTILPMSRAFRGKHITLVVRFPNQGRQVDDLDIWSHTNDTIGSVRRCILNRIKANSTHTKIELFIGGEIIDPADDRKLIGQLNLKDKTLITAKLTQVSANMPSSPDSSSDSSTGSPGNHGNHYSDGPNPEVESCLPGVIMSLHLRYISFLWQVADLGCNLNMPLLRDGARVLMKLMPPDNTTVENLRAICLDHAKLGENSLSPTLDSRFFGPSPSQVLYLIEVVYALLMPASGTLGEDASDFQYNFLKSGGLPLVLSMLTRNNFLPNADMETRRGAYLNALKIAKLLLTAVGFGHVKAVAEACQPVVEGTIPVSPINQTTHDQALVLQNALQNIPNPSAECMLRNVAIRLAQQISDENFFQASKYIPDICVIRAVQKIVWASGCGSVQHVFSSNEEISKIYEKTNAGNEPDAEDEQVCCEALEVMTLCFALMPTALDALSKEKAWQTFIIDLLLHCQSKSVRQMAQEQFFLMATRCCMGHRPLLFFITLLFTVLGSTAKERAKHAADYFTLLRHLLNYAYNSNINLPNAEVLLNNEIDWLKRIRDEVKRTGEPGVEETILEGHIGVTKELLAFQTPEKKFHIGCEKGGASLIKELMDDFLFPASNVYLQYMKSGEFPTEQAIPVCSTPATINAGFELLVALAVGCVRNLKQIVDTLTDMYYLGCEPLTEWEYLPPVGPRPTKGFVGLKNAGATCYMNSVIQQLYMIPPIRNGILAIEGTGSDVDDDMSGDEKQDNESNVDPRDEVFGYQHQFEDKPSLSKSEDRKEYNIGVLRQLQVIFGHLAASRLQYYVPRGFWKQFRLWGEPVNLREQHDALEFFNSLVDSLDEALKALGHPAMLSKVLGGSFADQKICQGCPHRYECEESFTTLNVDIRNHQNLLDSMEQYVKGDLLEGANAYHCEKCNKKVDTVKRLLIKKLPPVLAIQLKRFDYDWERECAIKFNDYFEFPRELDMEPYTVAGVAKLEGSDVHPENQQQVVQQNEPSEPEPPSSSRYRLVGVLVHSGQASGGHYYSYIIQRNGSGGEGERNRWYKFDDGDVTECKMDDDEEMKNQCFGGEYMGEVFDHMMKRMSYRRQKRWWNAYILFYERIDTLDKDSELVKYITELTVTSKPHQVKMPSVIERSVRKQNVQFMHNRMQYSLEYFQFIRKLLTCNSVYLNSPPGQDHLLPEAEEMAMISIQLAARFLFSTGFHTKKIVRGPASDWYDALCILLRHSKNVRYWFAHNVLFAYPNRFSEYLLECPSAEVRGAFSKLIVFIAHFSLQDGPCPSPIASPGPSSQSCDNLSLSEHLFRAVLNLLRREVSEHGRHLQQYFNLFVMYANLGLAEKTQLLKLGVPATFMLVALDEGPGPPIKYQYAELGKLYTVVSQLVRCCDVTSRMQSSINGNPPLPNPYGDPNITAPIMPLQQLVVDILFVRTSYVKKIIEDCSNSEDTIKLLRFCCWENPQFSSTVLSELLWQVAYSYTYELRPYLDLLLQILFIEDSWQTHRIHNVLKGIPDDRDGLFDTIQRSKNHYQKRAYQCIKCMVALFSNCSVAYQILQSNGDLKRKWTWAVEWLGDELERRPYTGNTQYTYNNWSPPVQSNETSNGYFLERSHSARMTLAKACELCPEEEPDEQEALDEQDTSPPEDTALYPHSPGTKFQQQNNLPHTQPYTGPAAQHVNNPQRPGPRAQENWEPPEEVPPSQTKD; from the exons ATGACGGCCACGACCCGTGGCTCCCCTGTGGGAGGGAATGACGGTCAGGGCCAGGCTCCGGATGGCCAGTCCCAGCCACCCCTGCCCCAGAACCAG ACGTCCTCTCCCAACTCATCCAATGAAAACTCCCCAGTGAGCCCACCAGATGACCAGGGTCAGGGGGACAGTCCCGCTCCtttggaggaggaggagccagcTTTCCCCCACACTGAACTGGCCAAGCTGGATGACATGATCAACAG ACCTCGCTGGGTCGTTCCAGTTTTGCCAAAGGGTGAATTAGAAGTTCTTCTTGAAGCTGCTATAGATCTTTGTAAAAAAG GACTTGATGTCAAGTGTGAAGCATGCCAGAGGTTTTTCAGAGATGGCTTGACAATATCCTTTACGAAAATACTGACAGATGAGGCTGTTAGTGGATGGAAATTTGAGATCCAT CGGTGCATCATTAATAACGCCCACCGACTGGTGGAGCTGTGTGTGACCAAGCTCTCTCAGGACTGGTTCCCTCTACTAGAACTCTTGGCAATGGCCACCAACCCCCACTGTAAGTTCCACATCTACAATGGTACTCGGCCCTCTGAGACGGTGCCTGCTGGGGTTCAGCTAGCTGAGGATGAGCTTTTTGCCCGTCCACCTGACCCTCGCTCTCCTAAG GGCTGGTTGGTGGacttaataaacaaatttgGCACGTTAAACGGGTTTCAAATTCTGCACGATCGATTCATGAGCAGCCAAGCTCTGAATGTTCAGATCATCGCTGCACTCATTAA GCCTTTTGGACAGTGCTATGAGTTTCTCACTTTGCAAACGGTGAAGAAGTACTTTCTTCCTATCATAGAAATGGTTCCTCAGTTTCTAGAAAACCTCACTGATGAGGAATTGAAAAAGGAAGCAAAGAACGAAGCCAAAAACGATGCCCTGTCTATGATAATCAAATCTTTGAAGAACCTGGCTTCTCGAGTACCAGGACAAGAGGAAACAGTGAAGAATTTAGAGATATTTAGGTTAAAAATGATTCTTAG ATTATTGCAGATTTCTTcttttaatggcaaaatgaatgcACTAAATGAAGTAAACAAGGTGATTTCAAGTGTTTCCTACTACACGCATCGTCATGGCAATCCTGAGGAGGAAGAGTGGCTGACGGCAGAACGCATGGCA GAATGGATTcagcaaaacaatattttgtctATTGTGCTGCGAGACAGCCTTCATCAGCCACAGTATGTGGAGAAACTGGAGAAGATCCTGCGATTTGTCATCAAAGAAAAGGCCTTAACGCTTCAGGACCTGGACAACATCTGGGCAGCTCAG GCTGGGAAACATGAGGCTATTGTCAAGAATGTTCACGATCTCCTTGCGAAGCTGGCGTGGGATTTCTCACCCGAACAGCTGGACCATCTCTTTGACTGCTTCAAG GAGAGCTGGACTAATGCAAGTAAAAAGCAGAGGGAAAAGTTACTGGAATTGATTCGTCGACTGGCAGAGGATGACAAGGATGGTGTGATGGCTCACAAAGTGCTCAATCTGCTGTGGAATTTGGCCCATAGTGATGATGTTCCTGTGGATATCATGGACCAGGCCCTTAGTGCTCATATCAAAATTTTGGACTATAGCTGCTCTCAG GACAGGGACACACAAAAGATGCAGTGGATAGACCGATTCATAGAAGAATTAAGAACTAATGACAAATGGGTGATTCCTGCACTGAAGCAAATACGGGAGATCTGTAGCCTCTTTGGAGAAGCCCCCCAGAATTTAAG aaagaaaataCCTATTAACTTACTAAAGAGCTTAGATGG TCAAACGCAGCGCAGCCCACATGTCTTCTATCGACATGACCTAATCAACCAACTGCAGCACAACCATGCACTGGTCACTCTTGTAGCAGAGAACCTGTCTGCATATATGGAGAATATGAGGCAGTTCTCAAAAG AGCACACAGACTTTGATCCCCAGACGGTAAGGCCAGGAAGTCGGTATAGTCATGTTCAGGAGGTCCAGGAGCGGCTTAATTTCTTGAG GTTCTTACTGAAAGATGGGCAACTCTGGCTGTGCGCACCTCAGGCTAAGCAGATCTGGAAGTGCCTGGCGGAGAACGCAGTGTTCTTGTGTGATCGGGAGGCCTGCTTCAAATGGTACTCCAAACTCATGGGGGACGAACCCGACCTTGACCCTGACATTAACAAGGACTTTTTTGAGAACAATGTACTGCAGCTTGACCCCTCACTGCTGACAGAGAATGGGATGAAATGCTTTGAACGATTCTTCAAGGCTGTCAACTGCAGGGAGGGCAAACTGGTGGCAAAACGCCGGGCATATATGATGGACGACTTGGAGCTGATAGGGCTGGATTACCTGTGGAGG GTTGTGATTCAAGGAAGTGATGATATTGCTAGCCGAGCAATTGACTTGCTTAAAGAGATTTATACAAACCTTGGACCAAAATTACAAGCCAATCAG GTAGAGATACATGaggattttattcagtcttGCTTTGACCGGCTCAAAGCCTCCTATGACACTCTGTGTGTGCTGGACGGAGATAAAGACAGCATTAACTGTGCCAGACAGGAGGCCATCCGCATGGTGAGGGTACTGACTGTGCTCAGGGAGTATATAACAGAGTGTGACAGTGACTACCATGAGGAGAGGACCATCCTGCCCATGTCCAG ggCTTTCAGAGGAAAGCATATCACGCTAGTTGTGCGTTTCCCAAACCAAGGCCGACAGGTTGATGATCTGGATATTTGGTCGCATACCAATGACACAATTGGTTCGGTGCGACGCTGCATTCTGAATCGAATAAAGGCCAACAGCACACACACCAAGATTGAGCTGTTTATTGGGGGAGAGATCATAGACCCAGCAGATGACAGAAAGCTAATCGGGCAGCTAAACCTCAAAGATAAAACT CTCATCACAGCCAAGCTCACCCAGGTCAGCGCCAATATGCCTTCCAGTCCAGACAGCTCCTCAGACTCCTCCACTGGCTCCCCTGGGAACCATGGTAATCACTACAGTGATGGGCCAAACCCTGAAGTGGAGAGCTGTCTTCCTGGCGTG ATCATGTCCCTGCACCTGCGCTACATCTCTTTCCTCTGGCAAGTTGCAGACTTGGGCTGTAATCTCAACATGCCTCTCCTGCGGGATGGTGCTCGTGTTCTAATGAAGCTCATGCCTCCAG ATAACACCACAGTGGAAAACCTGCGAGCCATCTGTCTGGATCACGCCAAACTCGGCGAAAACAGCCTTAGCCCCACATTGGATTCACGTTTCTTTGGACCATCACCATCTCAAGTGCTTTACTTGATAGAG GTGGTGTACGCCTTGCTTATGCCCGCCAGTGGGACATTGGGTGAGGATGCGAGTGACTTCCAGTACAACTTCTTGAAGAGTGGTGGCCTGCCCCTGGTTTTGAGCATGCTCACCAGAAATAACTTCCTGCCAAATGCTGACATGGAGACCCGGCGGGGAGCTTATCTCAACGCACTAAAAATAGCCAAACTGCTGCTCACAGCTGTAGGCTTTGGCCATGTGAAGGCTGTGGCGGAGGCCTGCCAGCCTGTGGTGGAGGGGACTATCCCTGTGTCTCCT ATCAACCAGACCACACATGACCAGGCTCTAGTGCTACAGAACGCCTTGCAGAATATCCCCAACCCCTCCGCTGAGTGTATGCTGCGGAACGTGGCCATCCGCCTCGCCCAACAGATCTCAGATGAG AACTTCTTCCAGGCCTCCAAGTACATCCCAGATATCTGTGTCATTCGAGCGGTTCAGAAGATAGTCTGGGCTTCTGGCTGTGGCTCTGTTCAGCATGTCTTCAGCTCTAATGAGGAGATTAGCAAGATCTACGAGAAG ACTAATGCTGGCAATGAGCCAGATGCAGAAGATGAGCAGGTGTGCTGTGAAGCTCTGGAGGTCATGACCCTGTGTTTCGCCCTTATGCCCACTGCACTAGATGCACTTAGCAAAGAAAAGGCCTGGCAGACCTTCATTATAGATCTGCTGCTGCACTGCCAGAGCAA GTCTGTTCGGCAAATGGCCCAAGAACAGTTCTTCCTCATGGCCACCCGGTGTTGTATGGGCCATAGGcctctcctcttcttcatcacCCTTCTCTTTACAGTTTTAGGT AGCACTGCAAAAGAGCGGGCAAAGCACGCTGCTGATTACTTCACTCTTCTAAGGCACTTACTCAACTATGCATATAACAGCAACATTAATCTTCCTAATGCAGAAGTTCTCTTAAACAATGAGATCGACTGGTTAAAGCGCATCCGG GATGAAGTGAAGAGGACTGGAGAGCCTGGGGTTGAGGAGACCATATTGGAAGGTCATATTGGTGTCACAAAAGAGCTACTAGCTTTCCAGACCCCAGAGAAAAAATTCCACATTGGCTGTGAAAAAGGAGGTGCTAGTCTTATCAAG GAGTTAATGGATGACTTCCTGTTTCCAGCATCTAATGTGTACTTGCAATACATGAAGAGTGGAGAATTCCCCACTGAGCAGGCCATACCTGTGTGTAGCACCCCAGCCACGATCAATGCCGGCTTTGAACTGCTGGTTGCACTTGCTGTCGGATGTGTGCGAAATCTCAAGCAGATTGTGGACACACTAACTGACATGTACTATTTAG gtTGTGAACCACTTACAGAATGGGAATATTTGCCGCCAGTTGGCCCAAGGCCTACTAAGGGGTTTGTGGGTCTGAAAAATGCAGGTGCGACTTGCTACATGAACTCAGTGATCCAGCAGCTTTACATGATTCCTCCCATTAGGAATGGCATCCTGGCCATTGAAGGCACAGGCAGCGATGTGGATGATGATATGTCTGGAGATGAGAAGCAAGATAATGAG AGTAATGTGGATCCCCGGGATGAGGTGTTTGGCTATCAGCACCAGTTTGAAGACAAACCCTCTCTCAGTAAGTCGGAAGACAGGAAGGAATACAACATTGGGGTTCTTCGGCAGTTGCAGGTCATTTTTGGACACTTGGCTGCCTCCAGGTTGCAATACTATGTGCCTAGGGGATTCTGGAAGCAATTTCG GTTGTGGGGTGAACCGGTCAATCTGAGAGAGCAGCATGATGCCCTGGAGTTCTTTAACTCGCTGGTAGACAGTTTAGACGAAGCTTTGAAAGCATTGGGTCACCCTGCCATGCTGAGCAAAGTACTCGGTGGCTCTTTTGCAGACCAGAAAATATGCCAGGGTTGTCCTCACAG ATATGAATGTGAGGAATCGTTTACGACGCTGAATGTAGATATCAGAAACCATCAAAATCTCCTTGATTCCATGGAGCAGTATGTGAAAGGAGACTTGCTCGAGGGTGCAAATGCCTACCACTgtgaaaaatgcaacaaaaag GTGGACACAGTGAAGCGTTTACTCATTAAGAAGCTTCCTCCGGTGCTGGCCATCCAGCTGAAACGCTTCGATTATGACTGGGAACGAGAGTGTGCCATCAAGTTCAATGATTACTTTGAGTTCCCACGGGAGTTAGACATGGAACCCTATACAGTGGCTGGAGTAGCCAAGCTGGAGGGGTCTGATGTACACCCAGAGAACCAG CAGCAGGTGGTCCAGCAGAATGAGCCGTCAGAGCCAGAACCCCCCAGCAGCTCTCGTTATCGTTTGGTGGGAGTGCTGGTCCACTCAGGCCAGGCTAGTGGAGGTCATTATTACTCCTACATCATTCAGAGGAACGGCAGTGGTGGTGAGGGAGAAAGGAACCGTTGGTATAAATTTGATGATGGAGACGTCACTGAGTGCAAGATGGACGATGACGAGGAGATGAAGAACCAGTGCTTTGGTGGAGAGTACATGGGTGAGGTCTTCGACCATATGATGAAACGCATGTCCTACAGGCGACAGAAGCGCTGGTGGAATGCCTACATCCTCTTTTATGAGCGTATAGACACGTTAGATAAGGACAGCGAGCTGGTTAAATACATCACTGAGCTCACAGTGACTAGCAAACCTCACCAGGTGAAGATGCCCTCTGTAATTGAACGCAGCGTGCGCaaacaaaatgtgcagtttATGCACAACCGTATGCAGTACAGCTTGGAGTACTTCCAGTTCATCAGGAAACTGCTGACCTGTAACAGTGTCTACTTGAACTCACCTCCAG GTCAAGACCATCTTTTGCCAGAAGCAGAAGAAATGGCTATGATTAGTATACAGCTTGCTGCTAGATTTCTCTTCAGTACTGGATTCCACACCAAGAAAATTGTCCGCGGCCCTGCTAGTGATTG GTATGATGCTCTGTGCATCTTGCTACGGCACAGTAAAAATGTGCGTTACTGGTTTGCACACAATGTCCTCTTTGCATATCCAAACCGCTTCTCCGAGTACCTGCTTGAGTGTCCCAGTGCAGAGGTTCGAGGGGCCTTCTCCAAACTCATTGTATTCATTGCACATTTCTCCCTGCAAGATGGACCTTGCCCTTCACCCATTGCGTCACCTGGACCTTCAAGTCAG AGCTGTGATAATTTGAGTTTAAGTGAGCACTTGTTCCGTGCTGTACTTAACCTGCTGAGAAGGGAAGTATCTGAGCACGGCCGTCACTTGCAGCAGTACTTCAACCTCTTCGTCATGTATGCCAACCTTG gcTTGGCAGAGAAGACACAGCTATTGAAGCTTGGGGTACCAGCTACCTTCATGCTTGTGGCTCTAGATGAGGGCCCTGGCCCTCCCATTAAGTACCAGTATGCTGAGCTTGGAAAGCTCTATACTGTCGTCTCACAGCTGGTTCGCTGCTGTGATGTGACCTCACGTATGCAGTCCTCGATCAATG GTAACCCTCCCCTGCCGAATCCATATGGTGACCCCAACATCACCGCTCCCATCATGCCTCTGCAGCAGCTGGTGGTGGACATCCTGTTTGTGCGCACCAGTTATGTAAAGAAGATTATCGAGGACTGCAGTAACTCTGAGGACACTATCAAACTGCTGAGATTCTGCTGTTGGGAAAACCCTCAGTTTTCCTCAACTGTGCTGAGTGAACTACTGTGGCAG GTGGCATATTCATACACGTATGAGTTAAGGCCTTACCTGGACCTGCTCCTTCAAATCTTGTTTATTGAGGATTCATGGCAGACTCACAG GATCCACAATGTGCTGAAGGGAATCCCTGATGACCGTGATGGACTTTTTGACACCATTCAGCGCTCCAAAAATCACTACCAAAAGAGAGCTTATCAGTGTATCAAGTGCATGGTGGCTCTTTTCAGCAACTGTTCAGTGGCCTACCAAATTCTTCAG AGTAATGGAGATTTAAAAAGGAAGTGGACCTGGGCAGTGGAATGGCTTGGTGATGAGCTGGAAAGGAGGCCGTACACTGGCAATACCCAGTACACGTATAACAACTGGTCCCCTCCTGTCCAGAGCAATGAGACTTCTAATGGATACTTCCTGGAGCGGTCCCATAGTGCCCGAATGACTTTAGCCAAGGCCTGTGAGTTGTGTCCAGAAGAG